A genomic window from Anthonomus grandis grandis chromosome 4, icAntGran1.3, whole genome shotgun sequence includes:
- the LOC126735277 gene encoding uncharacterized protein LOC126735277: MPINEAEKKLLEYRLKKEREERRELLKVKLKSMLTSPWRKKHEKTEDNELDTSLLPSPASSIPESEEVEDNLSDCEASPQPLTVFDYIQYVLWFILWVTVYAIFIKLEFGVIYLIVSGLVGMYLNTRTGPKKKNEISAYSVFNKNCEKIGGTLDGEKMTQQMLYGGFVR, from the exons ATGCCAATAAATGAAGCTGAAAAAAAGCTATTGGAATACAGGTTGaagaaagaaagagaagaacGTAGAGAACTGCTTAAAGTAAAACTGAAAAGTATGCTTACAAGCCCCTGGAGGAAAAAACATGAGAAAACTGAGGACAAT GAATTAGATACATCTTTACTACCTTCTCCAGCTAGCTCAATTCCAGAATCAGAAGAAGTAGAAGACAATCTGTCAGACTGTGAGGCGTCTCCTCAGCCCCTAACGGTCTTTGACTACATACAATATGTGTTATGGTTTATCTTATGGGTGACGGTTTATGCCATCTTTATCAAGCTAGAATTTGgagttatatatttaattgtttcGGGTTTGGTGGGCATGTATCTTAACACAAGAACTGGgcccaagaaaaaaaatgaaattagtgcctattctgtttttaataagaattgtGAAAAGATTGGGGGAACTTTAGATGGAGAAAAGATGACTCAGCAAATGTTATATGGTGGATTTGTTAGATGA